A genomic region of Solanum dulcamara chromosome 2, daSolDulc1.2, whole genome shotgun sequence contains the following coding sequences:
- the LOC129880573 gene encoding histidine kinase 3: protein MRSWMSLFHVIGFGVKLGNLLLTLCCWFVSLIFSMNGEVMTSKTLLGDGEHIVKKLWELTAKIYHSYPQYVGNRKVGNKWWRKLLIAWLLFWIIVSFSVLWYMNSKAFEKRKETLTSMCDERARMLQDQFNVSMNHVQAMSILISTFHHARNPSAIDQSTFASYTERTAFERPLTSGVAYAVRVLHSERKEFEKRHGWSIKRMDTLEQTPVHKDNEYDRDGLEPSPVQAEYAPVIFAQDTIAHVISVDMLSGKEDRENVLRARESGKGVLTAPFKLLKTNRLGVIKTFVVYKTDLPSNATPNERIQATDGYLGGVLDIESLVEKLLQQLASKQSILVNVYDTTNFSHSISMYGSNVSSDGVEHVSALNFGDPFRRHEMRCRFKQKPPWPWLAITTATGILIIALLIGQIFHATINRIAKVEDDYHEMMMLKKRAEAADVAKSQFLATVSHEIRTPMNGVLGMLHMLVDTNLDVTQQDYVSTAQASGKALVSLINEVLDQAKIESGKLELEAVCFDVRSTLDEVLSLFSGKSQEKGVELAVYISDKVPDVLIGDPGRFRQIITNLMGNSIKFTEKGHIFVTVHLVEEVIKSAEEFKMESLLKSTLSGLPVADKQQSWRSFMGFNQDGSSLTSSSLDQINLMVSVEDTGVGIPLDAQSRIFTPFMQVGPSIARIHGGTGIGLSISKCLVQLMKGEIGFVSLPKIGSTFTFTAVFTNGHNNWNEKKSQQINNQSNTVSSDFHGMRALIVDPRTVRARVSQYHMKRLGVHTEVVLDLNHGLSYVRTENGVTNMILIEQEVWDTDLGKSSLFIKNLRKINTSTSPTLFILANSINSSRAGISAKGFPTPFVIMKPLRASMLAASLQRAMGVGNKGNSTNGELSGLSLSKLLQGRKILIVDDNNVNLRVAAAALKKYGADVVCTDSGKKSLTFLQPPHQFDACFMDIQMPEMDGFQATKIIREMESDINSRIQLGQLPSEAYGNISSWKVPILAMTADVIQATNEQCQKCGMDGYVSKPFEAEQLYQEVSRFFQIKPNQNT from the exons ATGCGTAGTTGGATGAGTTTGTTCCATGTAATTGGGTTTGGCGTAAAATTGGGGAACCTACTTTTGACTCTATGTTGCTGGTTTGTGTCTCTGATTTTTTCCATGAATGGTGAAGTAATGACTAGCAAGACTTTGCTTGGTGATGGGGAGCACATAGTAAAGAAATTGTGGGAGCTCACTGCTAAGATTTACCATTCTTACCCTCAGTATGTTGGAAACAGGAAAGTGGGAAACAAATGGTGGAGGAAGCTTTTGATAGCTTGGCTATTATTTTGGATTATTGTTTCTTTTTCAGTCTTGTGGTACATGAACTCTAAAGCttttgaaaagagaaaagaaacacTTACAAGTATGTGTGATGAGAGGGCTAGGATGTTACAAGATCAGTTTAATGTTAGTATGAACCATGTGCAGGCCATGTCTATTCTCATCTCAACTTTCCACCATGCCAGGAACCCTTCTGCTATTGATCAG AGTACTTTTGCAAGCTATACAGAAAGAACAGCTTTTGAGCGGCCTCTTACAAGTGGAGTGGCATATGCCGTAAGAGTGCTCCACTCAGAAAGAAAAGAGTTTGAGAAGCGACACGGTTGGAGTATTAAGAGAATGGATACACTTGAACAAACTCCAGTTCACAAAGACAATGAGTATGATAGAGATGGCCTGGAGCCATCTCCAGTTCAGGCAGAATATGCCCCTGTTATTTTTGCACAGGATACAATTGCACATGTAATTTCTGTTGATATGCTCTCCGGAAAG GAAGATCGCGAGAATGTTTTACGTGCGAGGGAATCAGGAAAGGGTGTCCTCACGGCTCCCTTCAAGCTACTAAAAACAAATCGCCTTGGGGTGATAAAGACATTTGTGGTTTACAAAACTGATCTTCCTTCTAATGCAACTCCAAATGAAAGGATCCAAGCAACTGACGG GTATCTTGGTGGAGTCCTTGACATTGAATCACTTGTAGAGAAGCTTCTTCAGCAGCTTGCGAGCAAACAAAGTATCCTTGTGAACGTCTATGATACGACTAATTTCTCCCATTCTATTAGCATGTATGGTTCAAATGTGTCAAGTGATGGTGTGGAGCATGTCAGTGCCCTCAACTTTGGGGATCCATTTAGAAGGCATGAGATGCGTTGCAG ATTCAAACAGAAACCACCATGGCCTTGGCTAGCCATCACAACTGCGACAGGAATCCTCATAATTGCATTGCTTATAGGGCAAATATTTCATGCAACAATCAACAGAATAGCCAAAGTTGAGGATGATTATCATGAGATGATGATGCTGAAAAAGCGTGCCGAGGCTGCTGATGTTGCAAAATCACAG TTTCTTGCTACCGTTTCCCATGAGATCAGGACCCCCATGAACGGCGTTCTTG GCATGCTTCATATGCTTGTGGACACCAATCTTGATGTGACACAACAAGATTATGTCAGCACTGCTCAGGCCAGTGGTAAAGCTTTAGTTTCACTCATAAATGAGGTTTTGGACCAAGCAAAGATTGAATCTGGTAAGCTTGAGCTTGAGGCAGTTTGTTTTGATGTGAGATCTACTCTGGATGAGGTTCTGTCGCTCTTTTCAGGGAAATCTCAAGAAAAAGGAGTTGAG TTGGCAGTTTACATCTCTGATAAGGTTCCTGATGTGCTCATTGGTGACCCTGGACGGTTTCGTCAGATTATCACAAACTTGATGGGAAACTCTATCAAA TTCACTGAGAAAGGTCATATATTTGTGACGGTCCATCTTGTCGAGGAAGTGATCAAGTCAGCTGAGGAGTTCAAGATGGAATCATTGCTAAAGAGCACTTTGAGTGGATTGCCTGTAGCCGATAAACAACAGAGCTGGAGAAGTTTCATGGGTTTCAATCAAGATGGATCTTCTCTCACATCTTCCTCGTTGGACCAGATCAATCTAATGGTTTCAGTAGAAGACACTGGTGTTGGAATTCCTTTAGATGCTCAATCTCGTATATTCACCCCCTTCATGCAGGTTGGTCCTTCTATTGCTCGCATCCATGGGGGAACTGGTATTGGACTTAGCATAAGCAAATGTTTGGTACAGCTTATGAAAGGTGAAATTGGATTTGTAAGTTTGCCAAAGATTGGATCTACCTTTACTTTTACTGCTGTTTTCACCAATGGCCACAATAATTGGAATGAGAAGAAGAGCCAGCAAATAAACAATCAATCGAACACTGTTTCTTCAGATTTCCATGGCATGAGAGCCTTAATTGTTGACCCAAGAACTGTCCGTGCAAGGGTCTCACAGTATCACATGAAACGACTTGGAGTCCATACTGAAGTGGTCTTAGATTTGAATCATGGTTTGTCTTATGTAAGAACTGAAAATGGAGTCACAAATATGATCCTCATTGAACAGGAGGTGTGGGATACTGATTTGGGAAAGTCAAGTCTCTTTATCAAAAACTTAAGAAAGATCAACACTAGTACTTCTCCCACACTTTTTATATTAGCTAATTCTATAAATTCTAGCCGAGCAGGCATCTCAGCCAAAGGTTTTCCTACTCCATTTGTCATCATGAAGCCGCTAAGGGCAAGTATGCTTGCTGCATCACTCCAACGAGCCATGGGTGTTGGTAACAAAGGAAATAGTACGAATGGAGAGCTCTCCGGTCTCTCTCTTTCCAAGCTCCTTCAGGGGAGAAAAATTTTGATTGTGGATGACAACAACGTGAACCTTAGAGTAGCTGCTGCTGCACTGAAGAAGTATGGTGCTGATGTTGTCTGCACAGACAGTGGAAAAAAATCACTGACTTTTTTACAACCACCTCATCAATTTGATGCCTGTTTCATGGATATTCAGATGCCAGAAATGGATGG GTTTCAAGCTACAAAAATAATCCGCGAAATGGAATCTGATATCAATAGCCGTATCCAACTTGGACAGCTTCCTTCTGAAGCGTATGGTAATATTTCAAGCTGGAAAGTGCCCATTTTAGCCATGACTGCTGACGTAATTCAAGCTACAAATGAACAGTGTCAGAAATGTGGAATGGATGGTTATGTTTCGAAGCCATTTGAGGCTGAGCAGCTTTATCAAGAAGTATCACGCTTTTTCCAGATCAAACCAAATCAGAATACCTGA